The nucleotide sequence ACTGGCCGCTCGACGACGTCGACCACACCATCAACATCATCGACACCCCGGGTCACGTGGACTTCACGGTCGAGGTGGAGCGTTCGCTCCGCGTCCTCGACGGTGCCGTCACCGTGTTCGACGGTGTCGCCGGTGTGGAGCCGCAGTCCGAGACGGTCTGGCGCCAGGCCGACCGGTACGGCGTCCCCCGCATCTGCTTCGTCAACAAGCTCGACCGTACGGGCGCGGAGTTCCACCGCTGCGTCGACATGATCGTGGACCGCCTCGGCGCGGTTCCGCTGGTCATGCAGCTCCCGATCGGTACCGAAGCTGACTTCAAGGGCGTCGTCGACCTCGTGACGATGAAGGCCCTTGTCTGGTCCGCCGAGGCGACCAAGGGCGAGATGTACGACACGGTCGACATCCCGGCGTCGCACACCGAGGCCGCTGAAGAGTGGCACGGCAAGCTCGTCGAGGCCGTCGCCGAGCACGACGACGCGATGATGGAGCTGTACCTGGAGGGCCAGGAGCCCACCGTGGAGCAGATGTACGAGGCGATCCGCCGCATCACGCTCGCGTCCAAGGGCGCCGCCGACTCCGTCACCGTCACCCCCGTCTTCTGCGGCACCGCGTTCAAGAACAAGGGCGTCCAGCCCCTGCTCGACGCTGTCGTGCGCTACCTGCCTTCTCCCCTGGACGTCGACGCCATCGAGGGTCACGACGTCAAGGACCCGGAGACGGTCATCAAGCGCCGGCCGTCCGAGGACGAGCCGTTCGCCGGTCTTGCGTTCAAGATCGCGAGCGACCCGCACCTGGGCAAGCTCACCTTCGTCCGGGTGTACTCCGGCCGTCTGGAGGCCGGCACCGCGGTGCTGAACTCCGTGAAGGGCCGCAAGGAGCGCATCGGCAAGATCTACCGCATGCACGCGAACAAGCGTGAGGAGATCGCGTCGGTGGGCGCCGGTGACATCGTCGCCGTGATGGGCCTGAAGCAGACCACCACCGGTGAGACGCTGTGCGACGACAAGAACCCGGTGATCCTGGAGTCCATGGACTTCCCGGCGCCGGTGATCCAGGTCGCCATCGAGCCCAAGTCCAAGGGTGACCAGGAGCGGCTGGGTGTTGCCATCCAGCGGCTCGCGGAGGAGGACCCCTCCTTCCAGGTTCACTCGGACGAGGAGACCGGCCAGACCATCATCGGTGGTATGGGCGAGCTTCACCTCGAAGTGCTTGTCGACCGCATGAAGCGCGAGTTCCGCGTCGAGGCGAACGTCGGTAAGCCGCAGGTCGCCTACCGTGAGACGATCCGTAAGGCCGTCGACCGGGTCGACTACACCCACAAGAAGCAGACCGGTGGTACCGGTCAGTTCGCGAAGGTGCAGATCGCGATCGAGCCCATCGAGGGCGGCGACGCGTCGTACGAGTTCGTGAACAAGGTGACCGGTGGCCGCATCCCGAAGGAGTACATCCCTTCGGTCGACGCGGGCGCGCAGGAGGCCATGCAGTTCGGCATCCTGGCCGGTTACGAGATGACCGGCGTGCGGATCACCCTGCTCGACGGTGGTTACCACGAGGTCGACTCCTCGGAGCTGGCCTTCAAGATCGCCGGCTCGCAGGCGTTCAAGGAGGGTGCCCGCAGGGCGTCCCCCGTGCTCATGGAGCCGATGATGGCTGTCGAGGTCACCACGCCCGAGGACTACATGGGCGATGTGATCGGCGACCTCAACTCCCGCCGTGGCCAGATCCAGGCCATGGAGGAGCGGAGCGGCGCTCGTGTCGTGAAGGGCCTCGTGCCCCTCTCGGAGATGTTCGGCTATGTCGGAGACCTCCGTAGCAAGACCTCGGGTCGCGCAAGCTACTCGATGCAGTTCGACTCCTACGCCGAGGTTCCGAGGAACGTCGCCGAGGAGATCATCGCGAAGGCCAAGGGCGAATAACTCACCCGAGTTCAGCCCGTAGCCTTGTCACCGGCAGGCACCGGGGCATTTCTTCCGCGACAGCGAGGAAATGCCCCGGGCCCCGGCATCCCAGCAAAGATCACCTGGCGCCGATGAGTAAGGCGTACCAGAACCACTCCACAGGAGGACCCCAGTGGCGAAGGCGAAGTTCGAGCGGACCAAGCCGCACGTCAACATCGGCACCATCGGTCACATCGACCACGGTAAGACGACCCTCACGGCCGCCATTACCAAGGTGCTGCACGACGCGTACCCGGACCTGAACGAGGCCTCGGCCTTCGACCAGATCGACAAGGCTCCCGAAGAGCGCCAGCGCGGTATCACCATCTCCATCGCGCACGTCGAGTACCAGACCGAGTCGCGTCACTACGCCCACGTCGACTGCCCCGGTCACGCGGACTACATCAAGAACATGATCACGGGTGCCGCCCAGATGGACGGTGCCATCCTCGTGGTCGCCGCCACCGACGGCCCGATGCCGCAGACCAAGGAGCACGTGCTCCTGGCCCGCCAGGTCGGCGTGCCGTACATCGTTGTCGCCCTGAACAAGGCCGACATGGTGGACGACGAGGAGATCCTGGAGCTCGTCGAGCTCGAGGTCCGTGAGCTGCTCTCCGAGTACGAGTTCCCGGGCGACGACCTCCCGGTCGTCAAGGTCTCGGCGCTCAAGGCGCTCGAGGGCGACAAGGAGTGGGGCCAGACCGTCCTCGACCTGATGAAGGCCGTCGACGAGTCCATCCCGCAGCCCGAGCGTGACGTCGAGAAGCCGTTCCTCATGCCGATCGAGGACGTCTTCACGATCACCGGTCGTGGCACCGTCGTCACCGGTCGTATCGAGCGTGGTGTCCTGAAGGTCAACGAGACCGTCGACATCGTCGGTATCAAGCAGGACAAGACCACCACCACGGTCACCGGCATCGAGATGTTCCGCAAGCTGCTCGACGAGGGCCAGGCCGGTGAGAACGTCGGTCTGCTCCTCCGTGGCATCAAGCGCGAGGACGTCGAGCGCGGCCAGGTCATCATCAAGCCCGGTTCGGTCACGCCGCACACCGAGTTCGTGGCCCAGGCCTACATCCTGTCGAAGGACGAGGGTGGCCGTCACACCCCGTTCTTCAACAACTACCGCCCGCAGTTCTACTTCCGTACCACGGACGTGACGGGCGTGGTGACCCTTCCCGAGGGCACCGAGATGGTCATGCCGGGTGACAACACCCTCATGAACGTCTCGCTGATCCAGCCGGTCGCCATGGAAGAGGGCCTGAAGTTCGCCATCCGTGAGGGTGGCCGGACCGTGGGCGCCGGCCAGGTCACCAAGATCGACAAGTAGTTCTGCCGGTCTGACCTGGTCGCTCTCCGGAGCAGCCGTTACAGGGGCCCCGTATCCCGTCCGAGAGGACGGCGGTACGGGGCCCCTGTCCTGTGTCCGAGGGGTTTATTCGATGGCCCGCCCGCGTCCCCGGCTCCTACTGTGATCACCATGTGGACGCAGTACCCGCGCACCCCGCATCTGCCCTGGTCGCCGGGGGCGACGGCCGACGACGTGCGGGCCGTCGACCTGGCGGGGCTGCGCGGCCGTGAGGTCGTGGTCACGGAGAAGCTCGACGGCGAGAACACCACCCTGTACGCGGACGGTGTGCACGCCCGCTCCCTCGACTCGGGGCACCACCCGTCGCGCGCGTGGGTCAAGGGACTTCAGGGCCGCGTCGGCGCGCTGATCCCCGCGGGCCACCGGGTGTGCGGGGAGAACGTGTACGCGCGCCACTCGATCCCGTACGGCGAACTCGACAGCTGGTTCTACGGATTCTCGGTCTGGGCCGGCGACGCGTGTCTGGGCTGGGACGACACCGTGCGCTTCCTGCGCCGGCTCGGGATCCCCGCCGCCCCCGTGCTGTGGCGCGGCACGTTCGACGAACGGGCCCTGCGCGGGCTGCGGTTGGACACCGTGCGGCAGGAGGGCTACGTCGTCAGGACCGCCGAGGGCTTCGGGCGCGCGGAGTTCGCGCGGCGCGTGGCCAAGTGGGTGCGGCCCCGGCATGTACAGACCGACACGCACTGGATGCATACGGCGGTGGTGGAGAACGGGCTCGGTCCCGCCGCCCCGCTGTGGGCCGTACGGTCCGGCGGGGCCGCCGATGTGCCGGAGCTGGTTACCGCGGTGGGTCTCGGCGCGGGGGCCGACGCCGACGTGGACGCGGTCGTGGCCGACGCGTGCGCGCGGCTCGATGTGCTGGGGCGCTCGGGGGACGCCCGGCTGGACGGCGTACTGGCGACGCTGTTCCACCGCGTGCCGCGGGCACGGCTCGCGGCCTCGCTCGCCGCCCCGCTGGGCATGGCGCAGGCGCGCCGCGTCGCCGACCTGGCGGGGCTGCACACGGGTCTGCACCGGCCGTTCCCCGACGAGGAGCGGCGGGCCGGTCTTGGCTCGTTGTCCGTCGCCGCCGATCTCGGTGTGCTGCATGCCGTGTCCGCCGCCGTGCTGGCCGGACGGACCGGGCCCGCGGCGGAGGCGGCGCGTGACCAGGTCGAATGGTCGGCGCTGCACGCGGAGGAGGCGGGGCTGCTGGGGGAGTCGCCGGCCGAGCCGCTGCGTGCGGGGGTCCGTGCGGCGCTCGCCGGAGCGCGCGGGCTGGAGGCGGACGCCGCCGACCGGTGCTGGGCGAAGGCCCGGGAGGCCTGGGCGGACGGCAGGATCAGCACGGCCGACGAGGCGGTGGCCGCGACCTGGCGGTGGCGGTCTGGGGACTTCCCCCGGCTGATCCAGCTCGTCGGCCCTTCGGGCAGCGGCAAGAGCACCTTCGCCGCCCGGCTCGACGGGGTCGGCACCCGGACACCCACGCCTGGCCCCGCCCGCACGCGACGACCCCCGACACCCTCCGCTACGCGATAGGCCTGGGCCACACCCCACCGGACCCCGACCACCTGGCCACGATCGCCACGCCCTGGACCAGGGGCCTGCCGGGGGTCGAGGTCGAGTGGGCGCCGGGCGGAGCCGTAGGGACTCCGCGGTGAGGCAGCGCCGTCGTGTCAGGCGTAGCGCGGCAGTTGCTCGGTCGAGATGACCCACTCGCCGATGGTGATGTCCTCGCCGTAGACGAAGTCTTTCCGGGTGGCGTACCGAGGTCCGCTCGGAGTGGCGTGAATGTCGGAGCAGACGGCACCCGTACCGGTGCGGGGATCGAAGATCACGTACAGCGGGATGCCGAGCAGCGGATAGTCGCGCATCTTGCCGACCCAGTCGTTGTCCGGGTTCGACCGTGACACGACCTCGACGACCGCGATGAGGGAGCGCGGGTCGAAGGGACCGTCGATCTCCATGTCGGCTTCGGCGATCACCATCACGTCGGGATGGCGGACCACGCCTTCGCCCGCGTCTTCCACATCGGGCGTGCCGGTGTGCGCGAGCAGCCCCTCGGGCATGACTTTTTCCAGCCGTCGGCTGACACGGGCCGCAGTCAGCTCATGAGGCCCGCCGGGCGCCATCATGTCGTGGACGATTCCTTCCTTGGTGATCTCCAGTTTGCCGGGGACGCTGTCCTGCATCTGCTCGACGATGTCGCGCATCGCCCGGTAGTGAAGGGCGTCATTGCGCGCGTGATCCGGGGCGATGGTCATGGCTCGCTCCTCACTGGGTCTGCGGCTCCGCCGGACTGCTGCTCTCATGCTATCCACGGCCAGGGAGCTACGGCGCTCGTGGGAAGCTGGGCGCTCGATGTTGGTGGCGGTGGGAGGAAGTCGGTCATGGCTATCGAGGACGTCGTGGTCTCCGAGGCGCTTCAGCGGATTCGGGCTCGGCTGGCCGAGCTGCCCGAAGGGCAGGGGAACGGGTACTGGTTGCCCTCCGGGTCCGAGGACGACCGGCGGGCCTATATCTCCGCCAATCGCGAGATCATCCGGGCCGCCGCCCAACACTGCGCCCTGCCCGCCGAGTTGCTGGCCGGGATCGCCTGGCAGGAGATCGGTGGCAATCCGCGCATCGTCGACGACGTGGCGTACGAGGTGCGGTCGGTCGTCCCCGGGCTCGAAGATCCCGACAAGACGTCCATGGGGCCGCTGGCCGTTCAAGTCCGGCGGGCCGCCGAGGTGTTGGGGTACGACGCCGAGTCGTTGGCCGGGGCGCAGCGGGATGTCGTGGTGGAGGCCGTCAGGGAGCCGCGGCAGAACATCTTCATCGCCGCCCAGTACCTGGCGCACGTCAAGACGGAGAGCGACTGCGCCGACGTGCCGGCCGAGCGGCTGACCCGTGAGCAGATGCAGGAGCTCGCCACCCGGTACAACGGCGGTCCCTACTACCGGGTCGAGATGGCGCAGGCGTACGGCCGTGAGTTCGCCAAGAATCTGGACGCCGCCCGCGAGGCCCTGGGGTAGCTCCGCTGTCAGTGCGCCAGGGCCGTGGTTTCCGCCCGGGCCGCCGCCAGTGACTCCGTCGCCAGCGGGCGGAACTCGGCCAGCGCCGGGAGGGCCGGTGCCACGGTCAGTTCGGCCGTGACGAAGCGCAGATTCTCGTCCCGTACGCCGAGGCCCGCGAAGTACTTGCGCAGGTACGGCGTCTGGAAGTCCCAGCCCTCGCGCGGTGTGCCGGGGCCGTACGCGCCGCCCCGCGCGCCCAGCACCACCACCTTCGTGCCGCGCAGCGCGCTCCCGCCGGTGGCCGGGTCGGTGAAGGCGCCGGGGAAGGTGATCCGGTCGATCCACGCCTTCAGCGACGCGGACACCGCGTAGTTGTACATCGGGGCGCCGATCACCACCGTGTCCGCCGTCAGCAGCTCCGTGATCAGCGGGTGGGTCAGCTCCCAGGTCTCCTTCTCGGCCGGGGTCCCGAGCAGTGCGTCCACCTCCTGCGGCGGGACGAGGCCTTCGCGCTCCAGCCGCCGCCCGAGCACGCAGTACGCGGTGTCGAGCGGCGGTACGGGGTCGGCCGCCAGGTCGCGGTAGCGGTAGCCGGCCGCCGGGCCGTGCGCGGCCCGCCAGGTGTCGGCGAACCGGGCGGTCAGCTGCCGGCTGACCGACTCGCCGGAGCGGTTGGCGCTGGAATCCAGGTGCAGCAAGGATGGCAAGGACGGCATCGGGGGTTCTCCTGTCACTTCGGCTGTCTCGCGTTCGTCAGGGGGAGTGACGGAGCAGGACGAACAAAGGTGACCGATGGACGAGCGCGACGAGCTGGCGGAACTCTTCGAGGCGGAGCGCGGCAAGCTGCGCGCCGTCGCCTACCGGATGCTCGGCTCCGTGACCGAGGCCGACGACGCCGTGCAGGAGGCGTGGCTGCGGCTGGGCCGGGTCGACGCCGGCGAGCTGGACAACCTGGCCGGCTGGCTGCGCACGGTGGTCACCCGGATCTGCCTCGACGTCCTGCGCTCCCGCAGGGCCCGCCCCGAGTACGTGACCGGGCAGCCGCTCGACGAGGTCCCCGACCCGGCCCCGGCGGGCCGGCCGGAGGACGAGGCGCTGCTGGCCGACTCGGTGAGCCGTGCGCTGCTCGTGGTGCTCGGCACCCTCGCGCCGGCCGAGCGGGTCGCTTTCGTGCTGCACGACATGTTCGCCGTGCCGTTCGACCAGATCGCCCCCATCGTGGAACGCACCCCGGTCGCGACGAAGAAGCTCGCCAGCCGGGCCCGGCACAAGGTCCGGGGCGTCCCCGCCGCCCCGCCCGCCGAGCTGGCCCGGCACCGCCAGGTCATCTCGGCGTTCCTGACGGCGGCCCGCGCCGGTGACCTCCCCGCCGTCCTCGCCGTGCTCGCCCCCGACGTGGTGCGCACCGCCGACCTCGTCGCCGTACCGCCGGGCGGATCGCGGGTGGCGCGCGGCGCACGTGAGGTCGCCGAGGGGACGGTCGTCCTCGCTGACCGGTCGAAGCTCGCCGAACTGGCCCTGGTCGACGGCGCGGTGGGAGCCGTCGTGGCGCCCGGCGGCCGGCTGCTGTTCGCGCTCACCTTCACGGTCGAGGGGGACAGGATCGCCGCGTACGACGTGATCGCGGACCCCGCGCGACTGCGCGAACTCGACCTCGCCGTCCTCGGCTGACCGGCCGCCCGCTACTCTCTGCGGACCTGTTGATCCGAAGAGGGGTTCGAGCCGTGGATGTCGCCGCCGGTGTGCTGGTGGGTCTGGTCGCCGTGCTCCATCTCTACATCATGATCATGGAGATGTTCCTCTGGGAGCGCGGTCCGGGCCGCGGCCTCTCCGGCTTCGACGCCGAGATGGCGCGGGCGACCGCGCCGCTCGCCGCCAACCAGGGTCTCTACAACGGCTTCCTGGCGGCGGGACTCGTCTGGGGCCTCGTCGCCGACGACCCGACCGGGTACCGCGTCCGGGTCTTCTTCCTCTGCTGCGTGGTCGTCGCCGGGGTGTACGGGGGGCTCACGGCGAACCGGCGGATCCTGCTCGCGCAGGCGCTGCCCGGTGCCGTGGCGCTCGCCGCCGTCCTCGTCGCGGGCTGAGCCGGCGTCGTGGGCTGAGCCGGCCCGCCCGAGGGGGCACAGGGGAAACGTCTCGGAGGAGGGCCGGGAAACGCCTCGAAGGGGCACGAGGATTCGTATCTGCCCCCGTGGGGTACTCTTTCCGGCCGCGATTGGCCAGGGCCACGGCCCCTATGGCACACTGTTCCAGTTGCTCGGTTGAGCGCCAATGCTGCACGCCTCCCGCCGGGAGGACCGGAAGCGAGTCCCACAGTACTCGTCGTCCTAACTGCCTTCCGGGGCAGCAATGGGACGGACGTACGGGAATCTTCCGGGAAGTGTCAGTGTGGTGCCGGCCAGGCACCCGGCGGGTGGTCTGCCCCCGGCTCGCGGCCTCGCGGTCCGCACCCCCTTGGTAGGGAAATCCTTCGGGAGTTCTTGTTGGAGGGGATGCGACACGCCCGACCACGGGGGTCGGAGCAGACGCAGTAGGCCCACCGGGTACCAGAGCGTTACGAGAGACAGGATTACGAAGCAGCCATGGCGGGACAGAAGATCCGCATCCGGCTCAAGGCTTACGACCACGAGGTCATCGACTCTTCCGCGAAGAAGATCGTCGAGACCGTGACGCGCACTGGCGCGTCGGTCGCAGGCCCGGTGCCGCTGCCCACTGAGAAGAACGTGTACTGCGTCATCAAGTCGCCGCACAAGTACAAGGACTCGCGCGAGCACTTCGAGATGCGCACGCACAAGCGCCTGATCGACATTCTCGACCCGACGCCCAAGACCGTTGACTCGTTGATGCGCCTGGACCTTCCGGCCGGCGTCGACATCGAGATCAAGCTCTGAGAGGCGCGGAAGAGATGGCAAAGCAGATCAAGGGCGTCCTGGGCGAGAAGCTCGGCATGACCCAGGTCTGGGACGAGAACAACCGTGTCGTCCCGGTGACCGTGGTCAAGGCCGGACCCTGCGTCGTTACCCAGGTCCGTACGAATGACTCCGACGGCTACGAGTCGGTCCAGATCGCCTTCGGCGAGATCGACCCTCGCAAGGTGAACAAGCCCCTCAAGGGCCACTTCGCCAAGGCCGACGTGACCCCGCGCCGCCACCTGGTGGAGCTCCGCACCTCCGACGCGTCCGAGTACACGCTCGGCCAGGAGGTCACTGCCGAGGTGTTCGAGTCCGGCGTCAAGGTAGACGTCACGGGCAAGAGCAAGGGCAAGGGCTTCGCCGGTGTCATGAAGCGTCACAACTTCCACGGCCTCGGCGCCGGTCACGGCGTCCAGCGCAAGCACCGCTCGCCCGGTTCCATCGGTGGCTGCGCCACCCCTGGCCGTGTGTTCAAGGGCATGCGCATGGCCGGCCGGATGGGCAACGAGCGCGTGACCACACAGAACCTGACCGTTCACGCCGTTGACGCGGAGAAGGGCCTGCTCCTGATCAAGGGAGCGGTTCCTGGTCCGAACGGCGGCCTCGTCCTGGTCCGTACCGCTGCCAAGGGGGCCGGTAACTGATGAGCACCGTTGACATCCTCTCGCCGGCGGGCGACAAGGCCGGGACCGTCGAACTCCCCGCGGAGATCTTCGACGCCAAGGTCAGCATTCCGCTGATCCACCAGGTCGTCGTCGCTCAGCTGGCCGCTGCCCGTCAGGGCACGCACAAGACCAAGACGCGTGGCGAGGTCCGCGGCGGTGGCAAGAAGCCGTACCGCCAGAAGGGCACAGGCCGCGCCCGTCAGGGTTCGACCCGCGCCCCGCAGTTCGCGGGCGGTGGCGTCGTCCACGGTCCCGTGCCGCGTGACTACTCGCAGCGCACCCCGAAGAAGATGAAGGTCGCCGCACTGCGCGGTGCCCTCACCGACCGGGCCCGTCACTCCCGTATCCACGTCGTCTCCGACGTGGTCGAGGGTGCGGCGTCCACCAAGGCTGCCAAGTCCCTGCTGGGCAAGGTCAGCGAGCGCAAGAACGTGCTCCTGGTCGCCGAGCGGGCCGACGAGGCCGCGTGGCTGTCCGCTCGCAACCTGCCCCAGGTGCACATCCTGGCGCCGGGCCAGCTGAACACGTACGACGTGCTCGTCTCCGACGACGTGGTCTTCACCAAGGCCGCATTCGAGTCTTTCGTGTCCGGCGCGCCGGCTTCACAGGCTGCTGAGACCGAAGGGAGCGAAGCCTGATGGCTACGCGTCACCCGAGCATCGCCTCCAAGGCGGCCAAGGCCGCCAAGGCTTCCCGTCAGGCCAAGGCCCGTCGTGAACCCGGCCCCACCGTTGAGACCCCGCTGAGCAAGACCCTCTCGGACCCGCGCGACATTCTCGTCAAGCCGGTCGTCTCCGAGAAGAGCTACGCACTGCTCGACGACAACAAGTACACGTTCGTCGTCGACCCGCGTGCCAACAAGACCCAGATCAAGCAGGCCGTCCAGGCGGTCTTCTCGGTCAAGGTCACCGGGGTCAACACGATCAACCGCCAGGGCAAGCGCAAGCGCACCCGCAACGGTTTCGGCAAGCGTGCTGACACCAAGCGCGCCATCGTGACCCTCGCTGAGGGCGACCGAATCGACAT is from Streptomyces sp. NBC_00370 and encodes:
- the tuf gene encoding elongation factor Tu, translated to MAKAKFERTKPHVNIGTIGHIDHGKTTLTAAITKVLHDAYPDLNEASAFDQIDKAPEERQRGITISIAHVEYQTESRHYAHVDCPGHADYIKNMITGAAQMDGAILVVAATDGPMPQTKEHVLLARQVGVPYIVVALNKADMVDDEEILELVELEVRELLSEYEFPGDDLPVVKVSALKALEGDKEWGQTVLDLMKAVDESIPQPERDVEKPFLMPIEDVFTITGRGTVVTGRIERGVLKVNETVDIVGIKQDKTTTTVTGIEMFRKLLDEGQAGENVGLLLRGIKREDVERGQVIIKPGSVTPHTEFVAQAYILSKDEGGRHTPFFNNYRPQFYFRTTDVTGVVTLPEGTEMVMPGDNTLMNVSLIQPVAMEEGLKFAIREGGRTVGAGQVTKIDK
- the fusA gene encoding elongation factor G produces the protein MATTSLDLAKVRNIGIMAHIDAGKTTTTERILFYTGVSYKIGEVHDGAATMDWMEQEQERGITITSAATTCHWPLDDVDHTINIIDTPGHVDFTVEVERSLRVLDGAVTVFDGVAGVEPQSETVWRQADRYGVPRICFVNKLDRTGAEFHRCVDMIVDRLGAVPLVMQLPIGTEADFKGVVDLVTMKALVWSAEATKGEMYDTVDIPASHTEAAEEWHGKLVEAVAEHDDAMMELYLEGQEPTVEQMYEAIRRITLASKGAADSVTVTPVFCGTAFKNKGVQPLLDAVVRYLPSPLDVDAIEGHDVKDPETVIKRRPSEDEPFAGLAFKIASDPHLGKLTFVRVYSGRLEAGTAVLNSVKGRKERIGKIYRMHANKREEIASVGAGDIVAVMGLKQTTTGETLCDDKNPVILESMDFPAPVIQVAIEPKSKGDQERLGVAIQRLAEEDPSFQVHSDEETGQTIIGGMGELHLEVLVDRMKREFRVEANVGKPQVAYRETIRKAVDRVDYTHKKQTGGTGQFAKVQIAIEPIEGGDASYEFVNKVTGGRIPKEYIPSVDAGAQEAMQFGILAGYEMTGVRITLLDGGYHEVDSSELAFKIAGSQAFKEGARRASPVLMEPMMAVEVTTPEDYMGDVIGDLNSRRGQIQAMEERSGARVVKGLVPLSEMFGYVGDLRSKTSGRASYSMQFDSYAEVPRNVAEEIIAKAKGE
- a CDS encoding FMN-dependent NADH-azoreductase, which gives rise to MPSLPSLLHLDSSANRSGESVSRQLTARFADTWRAAHGPAAGYRYRDLAADPVPPLDTAYCVLGRRLEREGLVPPQEVDALLGTPAEKETWELTHPLITELLTADTVVIGAPMYNYAVSASLKAWIDRITFPGAFTDPATGGSALRGTKVVVLGARGGAYGPGTPREGWDFQTPYLRKYFAGLGVRDENLRFVTAELTVAPALPALAEFRPLATESLAAARAETTALAH
- a CDS encoding Uma2 family endonuclease, translated to MTIAPDHARNDALHYRAMRDIVEQMQDSVPGKLEITKEGIVHDMMAPGGPHELTAARVSRRLEKVMPEGLLAHTGTPDVEDAGEGVVRHPDVMVIAEADMEIDGPFDPRSLIAVVEVVSRSNPDNDWVGKMRDYPLLGIPLYVIFDPRTGTGAVCSDIHATPSGPRYATRKDFVYGEDITIGEWVISTEQLPRYA
- the rpsJ gene encoding 30S ribosomal protein S10 is translated as MAGQKIRIRLKAYDHEVIDSSAKKIVETVTRTGASVAGPVPLPTEKNVYCVIKSPHKYKDSREHFEMRTHKRLIDILDPTPKTVDSLMRLDLPAGVDIEIKL
- a CDS encoding DUF1304 domain-containing protein: MDVAAGVLVGLVAVLHLYIMIMEMFLWERGPGRGLSGFDAEMARATAPLAANQGLYNGFLAAGLVWGLVADDPTGYRVRVFFLCCVVVAGVYGGLTANRRILLAQALPGAVALAAVLVAG
- a CDS encoding sigma-70 family RNA polymerase sigma factor, encoding MDERDELAELFEAERGKLRAVAYRMLGSVTEADDAVQEAWLRLGRVDAGELDNLAGWLRTVVTRICLDVLRSRRARPEYVTGQPLDEVPDPAPAGRPEDEALLADSVSRALLVVLGTLAPAERVAFVLHDMFAVPFDQIAPIVERTPVATKKLASRARHKVRGVPAAPPAELARHRQVISAFLTAARAGDLPAVLAVLAPDVVRTADLVAVPPGGSRVARGAREVAEGTVVLADRSKLAELALVDGAVGAVVAPGGRLLFALTFTVEGDRIAAYDVIADPARLRELDLAVLG
- the rplD gene encoding 50S ribosomal protein L4, with protein sequence MSTVDILSPAGDKAGTVELPAEIFDAKVSIPLIHQVVVAQLAAARQGTHKTKTRGEVRGGGKKPYRQKGTGRARQGSTRAPQFAGGGVVHGPVPRDYSQRTPKKMKVAALRGALTDRARHSRIHVVSDVVEGAASTKAAKSLLGKVSERKNVLLVAERADEAAWLSARNLPQVHILAPGQLNTYDVLVSDDVVFTKAAFESFVSGAPASQAAETEGSEA
- the rplC gene encoding 50S ribosomal protein L3 yields the protein MAKQIKGVLGEKLGMTQVWDENNRVVPVTVVKAGPCVVTQVRTNDSDGYESVQIAFGEIDPRKVNKPLKGHFAKADVTPRRHLVELRTSDASEYTLGQEVTAEVFESGVKVDVTGKSKGKGFAGVMKRHNFHGLGAGHGVQRKHRSPGSIGGCATPGRVFKGMRMAGRMGNERVTTQNLTVHAVDAEKGLLLIKGAVPGPNGGLVLVRTAAKGAGN
- the rplW gene encoding 50S ribosomal protein L23, translated to MATRHPSIASKAAKAAKASRQAKARREPGPTVETPLSKTLSDPRDILVKPVVSEKSYALLDDNKYTFVVDPRANKTQIKQAVQAVFSVKVTGVNTINRQGKRKRTRNGFGKRADTKRAIVTLAEGDRIDIFGGPTS